In the Thermocrinis sp. genome, one interval contains:
- the flgA gene encoding flagellar basal body P-ring formation chaperone FlgA, with the protein MWIALSIFLAFSLCFSWTEDRLKSLIGDAVRERFGDSVRVERIKILDWKGGLEGTPKVELDMEYGRARALAYLDFGQKRLSAILEVYWKAKFLVAKQDIPKGTVLSEELFAEEERWLRSIPNDFRLNKEELEKYQTSTYIPRGSILRRSIIKPLPAVKRGDVVKLILRSGNLEITTYGTALDGGEVGKTVRVKTQAGKTMRGKIVDTGTVELFE; encoded by the coding sequence ATGTGGATAGCACTTAGTATATTCTTAGCGTTTTCCCTTTGCTTCTCTTGGACGGAGGATAGACTTAAAAGTCTTATAGGGGATGCTGTAAGGGAAAGGTTTGGCGATAGCGTAAGAGTTGAAAGGATAAAGATTCTTGATTGGAAGGGTGGGCTGGAGGGAACTCCAAAGGTAGAACTGGATATGGAGTATGGAAGGGCAAGAGCTCTGGCTTATCTTGATTTTGGACAGAAAAGGTTGAGTGCCATATTAGAAGTTTATTGGAAGGCAAAGTTTCTTGTAGCAAAGCAGGATATACCAAAGGGAACAGTATTATCTGAGGAGCTTTTTGCGGAAGAGGAAAGGTGGCTAAGAAGTATTCCCAACGACTTTAGGTTGAACAAAGAAGAGTTGGAAAAGTATCAAACAAGCACTTACATACCAAGAGGCTCCATTCTTAGAAGGTCTATAATCAAGCCCTTGCCCGCAGTCAAAAGAGGTGATGTGGTAAAGCTCATACTCCGCAGTGGAAACTTGGAAATAACAACCTATGGCACAGCCTTAGACGGTGGGGAAGTGGGTAAGACGGTGAGGGTTAAAACCCAAGCTGGAAAGACCATGAGGGGGAAGATAGTAGATACTGGAACTGTGGAGCTCTTTGAATAA